GATCAAGTTCTTCGTAAACTGCCATCAGCCAATCCAAATCCGAACGTACTGGTAGGACTTGACACGAGTGATGATGCTGGTGTCTATAAATTAAGCGATGACATCGCAATGGTACAAACCGTAGACTTTTTCACCCCCATTGTCGATGATCCCTACGCGTTTGGTCAAATTGCAGCAACAAATGCCATCAGTGATGTTTACGCGATGGGGGGTAAACCAGTAACTGCACTGAACATTGTAGCATTCCCTATTTCCACTCTGAACAAAAGTATACTTAGTGATATTCTGCGCGGTGCAGGGGATAAACTGAAGGAGGCCGGCATTGCACTAGTCGGCGGTCACTCGATTGATGACCAGGAGCCAAAGTTTGGCCTGGCTGTTACGGGAGTTGTTCACCCGGATAAAGTTCGTACAAATACTGGCGCAAAACCTGGCGATAAACTTATTTTAACTAAACCAATCGGTGTTGGTATTCTAACGACATCTATTAAAAATGGCTTATTGCACAACGATGAAATCGAGCGCGTGACAAACGTGATGACAACATTAAATAAAACTGCATCAGAAGCAATGAGTGAATATGATGTACACGCCTGCACCGATGTTACAGGATTTGGGTTATTAGGCCACGCATCTGAGATGGCTAAAGGCAGTGACGTGGGCTTGTCAATTTATTACGACCAAGTTCCGGTTTTACCACGAGTAAAGGAACTTGCTGAAGCGGGATCCGTCCCCGGTGGAACAAAAAATAATTTTGAGCATCTGGTCGATTCTATAACATTTCCAGAGACAATGGATCAGTACGATCAATGGATTCTGTGTGATGCTGTAACTTCAGGCGGTCTATTAATCTCCCTTTCGGATCAAGACGCAAACCCACTGCTTCAAGACCTGCGGAACAAAGGTGTAGAAGCTCAGATTATAGGTGAGGTAACAGATGGCAATACTGGAAATATTATTGTACACAAAGATTAGTAAAAGGAGAAATTAAGATGGTTCAGGATATTTCATTAAATAAATTATTCGAAATGCAAAGTAAAGAAAACCACACGATGATCGATGTCCGTTCTCCAAAGGAATTTGAAGAGGCAACCATTCCTGGAAGCATTAATATTCCGGTTTTTGATAATGATGAACGTGCTGAAGTGGGAACCATCTATAAACAAAAGGGACCTGATGCCGCAAAGGAACGGGGACTGGAAATATTCTCGGCAAAGCTTCCCGACTTTATCAAAACGTTTAGCAGTATAAAAACCTCCAAAACAGTCTTTTGCTGGCGAGGAGGTATGCGCAGCAAAACTGCCGCTACAGTCCTGGATTTAATGGGTAATCATGCCTTTCGATTAAGTGGCGGTATCCGGTCTTACCGGCAATGGGTTGTTCAATCATTGAACAATTTTACGATCACATCAAAAGCCTACGTAATAAACGGTTATACTGGATCTGGAAAGACTATTCTCTTAGAAAAATTGCAGGAAAGCGGCTACCCTGTTCTTGATTTAGAGGGAATGGCAAGTCATCGCGGTTCGATTTTCGGTCAAATTGGTCTGAAACCCAGCAACCAGAAAAAGTTTGAATCACTGTTACTTGATAGGTTATTACACTATCAAAATTCACCCTTTATTTTCATGGAAGGTGAAAGCAAACGGATTGGTAAAGTAACCATCCCTGATTTCTTATACAATCATAAGGAAGAAGGGACGCAGATTTTCATCAATCTCCCTACAGATGAACGCGTGAAAAATATTTTGGATGATTACCAGCCTTGGAACTATCCTGAAAAATTTATGGAGGCCTTTCTCCTGATTAAAAAGCGGATCCATACTCCTATTGCCAAAGCAATTCATGAGCATTTAGCGAACGAGGAGTTTAGCTCTGCCGTTCAGTTGTTGCTTGAATATTATTATGATCCACGCTATGAGCATGCTGCCAAGGCGTATTCAGATGATAAAAAAATCATGATATATGCACAAACAATTGATGAAGCATTCAACCAGATTCAACACTTGCTAAAAGAAAAAGAATATAACGTGAGGTGAACCTTGTGAAGATTTATGTAGATGCTGACGCCTGTCCTGTAAAAGACACTATCATTTCAATAGCTGCTGACGCTGCAATTCCAGTAACGCTTGTCAAAAGCTTCGCCCATTTTTCTCATGGAGACGAGGCACCAGGCGTTGAAACGGTCTACGTTGA
This Virgibacillus phasianinus DNA region includes the following protein-coding sequences:
- the selD gene encoding selenide, water dikinase SelD → MVNSNTVKLTSLSSKGGCGCKIGPADLDQVLRKLPSANPNPNVLVGLDTSDDAGVYKLSDDIAMVQTVDFFTPIVDDPYAFGQIAATNAISDVYAMGGKPVTALNIVAFPISTLNKSILSDILRGAGDKLKEAGIALVGGHSIDDQEPKFGLAVTGVVHPDKVRTNTGAKPGDKLILTKPIGVGILTTSIKNGLLHNDEIERVTNVMTTLNKTASEAMSEYDVHACTDVTGFGLLGHASEMAKGSDVGLSIYYDQVPVLPRVKELAEAGSVPGGTKNNFEHLVDSITFPETMDQYDQWILCDAVTSGGLLISLSDQDANPLLQDLRNKGVEAQIIGEVTDGNTGNIIVHKD
- the mnmH gene encoding tRNA 2-selenouridine(34) synthase MnmH, giving the protein MVQDISLNKLFEMQSKENHTMIDVRSPKEFEEATIPGSINIPVFDNDERAEVGTIYKQKGPDAAKERGLEIFSAKLPDFIKTFSSIKTSKTVFCWRGGMRSKTAATVLDLMGNHAFRLSGGIRSYRQWVVQSLNNFTITSKAYVINGYTGSGKTILLEKLQESGYPVLDLEGMASHRGSIFGQIGLKPSNQKKFESLLLDRLLHYQNSPFIFMEGESKRIGKVTIPDFLYNHKEEGTQIFINLPTDERVKNILDDYQPWNYPEKFMEAFLLIKKRIHTPIAKAIHEHLANEEFSSAVQLLLEYYYDPRYEHAAKAYSDDKKIMIYAQTIDEAFNQIQHLLKEKEYNVR